The Brachyspira aalborgi genome has a segment encoding these proteins:
- a CDS encoding type II toxin-antitoxin system HicB family antitoxin — protein sequence MNKKFFAYIEYDKESEVYVGYIPSVNGAHTQADTLEELNEKLKEVLDLCLEEINFY from the coding sequence ATGAATAAAAAATTTTTTGCTTATATAGAATACGATAAAGAAAGCGAAGTATATGTAGGTTATATTCCTTCAGTAAACGGAGCGCATACTCAAGCCGATACATTAGAAGAACTTAACGAAAAATTAAAAGAAGTTTTAGATTTATGCCTTGAAGAAATTAACTTTTATTAA
- a CDS encoding ankyrin repeat domain-containing protein, translating into MTILKTIILITIIILAAITCSANSKKETFKIEENGNEYIISADNINDEFIKVEITDEIYEFTPLMFASYSGNYELATFSIRNGADVNAEDSFGFTILMWASSGGNLEMVKLLVENGADIDAKDYEGCSSLMWASLEGHLEIVKYLVKNGADINIKNEDGNTALDWAATEEIKEVLRKAGYK; encoded by the coding sequence ATGACAATTCTAAAAACAATAATTCTAATTACTATTATAATTTTAGCAGCAATAACATGTTCTGCAAATTCAAAAAAAGAAACATTCAAAATAGAAGAAAACGGTAACGAATATATAATAAGCGCTGACAATATTAACGATGAATTTATTAAAGTGGAAATAACTGATGAGATATATGAATTCACGCCTTTAATGTTTGCCTCATATTCTGGCAACTATGAATTGGCTACATTTTCAATAAGAAATGGAGCCGATGTTAACGCCGAAGACAGTTTTGGATTTACTATTTTAATGTGGGCTTCAAGCGGAGGAAATTTAGAAATGGTTAAACTATTAGTAGAGAATGGAGCCGACATTGACGCAAAAGATTATGAAGGTTGTAGTTCTTTAATGTGGGCTTCACTTGAAGGGCATCTAGAAATAGTTAAATATTTAGTTAAAAATGGGGCGGATATTAATATTAAAAATGAAGATGGCAATACGGCTTTAGATTGGGCAGCTACTGAAGAAATAAAAGAAGTATTAAGGAAAGCGGGATACAAATAA
- a CDS encoding dynamin family protein: protein MENNKKIEELINKLKNSNYVELLDKVILGDIENSFNNYLENYKRLESEDKILTIGIVGQVKAGKSSFLNALFFNSSDILPKAATPMTAALTKIRYSENISAKVHFFSKSDFETIENGAKECERAIENKREKEKLENEERRKKGKPEIKSMDAQLLGMVELSDSVKSFYEIFENFKKNEGELRNKLSNSEDGDNFEVLEGIDSIDALKNRLEDYVGVNGKYMPIVKYIEIFLNIEAIKDFDIVDTPGLNDPVLSRGQLTRNFLGKCDVVFLLSYANQFLDSQDISLFSEQLPKEGIKEVKIIGSKFDLCLNADSQKYNGDIKVAQEGIKFKLNNEFKDKIKKDIEREYIKEIFEKAFPPIYISSACYDIYKHYGNLSKNEEHIKNNIIRAFPRFLDDAEKFKELSGIEIFNSTIIPEIIYKKDNILKERLNDIYYGFIDKLTKYIDELYEEVKRKQKELENEDIKSIENKLENINDTLKKLGNNIKNCFNEVKNQNVRNEFNGLKMNFEYMIEQIKANKYQSHTDRIGGDKRFDGIARFFGDLFGKNWGYKKIDLIYIHDIIDKIRETIRNCQKELNETCKNIFNIDYFSSKLSDEIKNALSKKLGENDFDVENIISPLNRVLRDMSYSPVELKTDYTNFILKEVYNKEKIPLEEMKNLISTKIIPEILGNIKEDLTRQTDEIIKKLDEQENNLISDISSSIESDAEELKKQLENKKEYEELYKQAVLGIEETKNNI, encoded by the coding sequence ATGGAAAATAATAAAAAAATTGAAGAATTAATAAACAAATTAAAAAATTCAAATTATGTCGAGCTTTTAGATAAAGTAATATTGGGCGATATTGAAAACAGCTTTAATAATTATTTAGAAAATTATAAAAGACTTGAAAGCGAAGATAAAATTCTAACAATAGGAATTGTCGGACAGGTTAAAGCGGGGAAATCGTCTTTTTTGAACGCTTTATTTTTTAATAGTTCGGATATTTTGCCAAAAGCCGCTACTCCAATGACTGCGGCGCTTACAAAAATAAGATATTCTGAAAATATTTCGGCAAAAGTTCATTTTTTTAGCAAAAGCGACTTTGAAACTATAGAAAATGGAGCTAAAGAATGCGAAAGAGCGATAGAAAATAAAAGGGAAAAAGAAAAATTAGAAAATGAAGAGCGTAGAAAAAAGGGAAAACCTGAAATAAAATCAATGGACGCTCAATTATTAGGAATGGTAGAATTAAGCGACAGCGTTAAATCGTTTTATGAAATTTTTGAGAATTTTAAGAAAAACGAAGGCGAGTTAAGAAATAAATTGTCAAACTCTGAAGATGGCGATAATTTTGAAGTTTTGGAAGGAATTGATTCTATAGACGCTCTTAAAAATAGACTTGAAGATTATGTCGGCGTAAACGGAAAATATATGCCTATAGTTAAATATATTGAAATATTTTTAAATATAGAAGCGATAAAAGATTTTGATATAGTTGACACGCCAGGATTAAACGACCCTGTTTTAAGCAGAGGACAACTTACAAGAAATTTTTTGGGGAAATGCGATGTAGTATTTTTATTAAGCTATGCAAATCAGTTTTTAGATTCGCAAGATATAAGTTTATTTTCAGAACAACTTCCTAAAGAGGGAATAAAAGAGGTTAAAATTATAGGAAGCAAATTTGACCTGTGTTTAAACGCCGATAGCCAAAAATATAACGGAGATATAAAAGTCGCTCAAGAAGGAATTAAGTTTAAATTAAATAACGAATTTAAAGATAAAATAAAAAAAGATATTGAAAGAGAATATATAAAAGAAATATTTGAAAAAGCTTTTCCGCCTATTTATATAAGTTCCGCCTGCTATGATATTTATAAACATTACGGCAATTTATCAAAAAATGAAGAACATATAAAAAATAATATTATAAGAGCGTTTCCTCGTTTTTTAGACGATGCTGAAAAATTTAAAGAATTAAGCGGAATAGAAATATTTAATTCTACAATTATACCAGAAATAATATATAAAAAAGACAATATATTAAAAGAGCGTTTAAACGATATATACTACGGTTTTATTGATAAATTAACAAAATATATAGACGAATTATACGAAGAAGTAAAGCGAAAACAAAAAGAATTGGAAAATGAAGATATTAAATCTATAGAGAATAAACTTGAAAATATAAACGATACTTTAAAAAAATTAGGAAATAATATAAAAAATTGTTTTAATGAAGTAAAAAATCAAAATGTGAGGAATGAATTTAACGGTTTAAAAATGAATTTTGAATATATGATAGAGCAAATTAAAGCAAACAAATATCAAAGTCATACAGACAGAATAGGAGGAGATAAAAGATTTGACGGAATAGCCCGATTTTTTGGAGATTTATTTGGTAAGAATTGGGGATATAAAAAAATTGATTTAATTTATATTCATGATATTATAGATAAAATAAGAGAAACAATAAGAAATTGTCAAAAAGAATTAAACGAGACTTGTAAAAACATTTTTAATATAGATTATTTTAGCAGTAAATTATCTGATGAAATTAAAAATGCGCTTTCTAAAAAATTAGGCGAAAATGATTTTGATGTTGAGAATATTATTTCGCCATTAAATAGAGTGTTGCGAGATATGTCATATTCGCCAGTGGAATTAAAAACGGATTATACAAATTTTATCTTAAAAGAAGTTTATAATAAAGAAAAAATTCCTCTTGAAGAAATGAAGAATTTAATTTCTACTAAAATTATTCCAGAGATATTAGGAAATATAAAAGAAGATTTAACAAGACAAACTGATGAAATAATTAAAAAATTGGACGAACAAGAGAATAATCTTATAAGCGATATTTCAAGCTCGATAGAAAGCGATGCGGAAGAGCTTAAAAAACAGCTTGAAAATAAAAAAGAATATGAAGAATTATATAAACAAGCAGTTTTGGGAATTGAGGAGACAAAGAATAATATTTAA
- a CDS encoding dynamin family protein — protein sequence MINENILIIISIALIFIMALILIINIGKYKNKINNLNKNIFDKEENIKNINSELTKYKNELSEKESDYNKVKTELEETNIKLEEKEETINNHKKAIDKHKKVLDILSDRAEKNEQTEAFDKMRIVYNDLINKCIEYDLPSGKLFKNFDELLEKIEDAINFPLFYHKNIIALCGQFSSGKTSMINSFLEEDILPTDIARTTAINTFVIYDEEEGLYIRNCFGAQSKIEKEFYKEYNDFVTHTFTKEYDKDVHNMVEYVSLHTQKLKYENIALLDTPGYTGQGQDATEDDSNIAMKGIAQADNIIWVVSMENGTIRLNDLDFLEKEELNGKDILIVFNKADTKIEEDIDRILEESKIQLDSRGIDYKDIVVYSSKYPEDYKEGESKLFNFFESENNSIERNYLEDLNKIFNEFQKYYEDMDEDLATYTEALNVVKIKSAFDNIKTEYSNISISNAVNKVKNSRDNIKNFIIELENSKNKCLDLLGESLYNRKREEYNKHIRNLSK from the coding sequence TTTTTATAATGGCGCTAATATTAATAATTAATATTGGCAAATATAAAAATAAAATAAATAATTTAAATAAAAATATTTTTGATAAAGAAGAGAACATTAAAAATATAAACTCTGAATTAACTAAATATAAAAACGAACTTTCTGAAAAAGAAAGCGATTATAATAAAGTTAAAACGGAGTTGGAAGAAACTAATATTAAACTTGAAGAAAAAGAAGAGACTATAAATAATCATAAAAAAGCTATAGATAAACATAAAAAAGTTTTGGATATATTATCCGACAGAGCCGAAAAAAACGAGCAAACCGAAGCGTTTGATAAAATGCGAATAGTTTATAACGATTTGATTAATAAATGCATAGAATATGATTTGCCGAGCGGAAAATTATTTAAAAATTTTGACGAGCTTTTGGAAAAAATCGAAGATGCGATTAATTTTCCGTTATTCTATCATAAAAATATAATCGCTTTATGCGGGCAGTTTAGTTCGGGTAAAACGAGTATGATTAATTCTTTTTTAGAAGAAGATATATTACCAACGGATATAGCGAGGACTACGGCAATAAACACTTTTGTTATATATGACGAAGAAGAAGGATTATATATAAGAAACTGCTTCGGAGCGCAAAGCAAAATTGAAAAAGAATTCTATAAAGAATACAATGATTTTGTCACGCATACATTTACCAAAGAATATGATAAAGATGTTCATAATATGGTTGAATATGTTTCGCTTCATACTCAAAAATTAAAATATGAAAATATAGCTTTACTTGATACGCCGGGCTATACGGGGCAAGGGCAAGACGCTACGGAAGACGACAGTAATATAGCTATGAAAGGTATCGCTCAAGCTGATAATATTATTTGGGTTGTGAGTATGGAAAACGGCACTATAAGATTAAACGATTTAGATTTTCTTGAAAAAGAAGAATTAAACGGAAAAGATATTTTAATAGTTTTCAATAAGGCTGATACTAAAATCGAAGAAGATATAGATAGAATCCTCGAAGAAAGCAAAATACAACTCGACAGCAGAGGGATAGATTATAAAGATATAGTAGTTTATTCCTCAAAATATCCCGAAGACTATAAAGAAGGCGAGAGTAAATTATTTAATTTCTTTGAAAGCGAAAATAACAGCATAGAAAGAAATTACTTGGAAGATTTAAATAAAATCTTTAACGAATTTCAAAAATATTATGAAGATATGGACGAAGACTTGGCTACTTATACTGAAGCCTTAAATGTGGTTAAAATTAAGTCCGCTTTTGATAATATAAAAACTGAATATAGTAATATATCAATTAGTAATGCTGTAAATAAAGTAAAAAATAGTAGAGATAATATAAAAAACTTTATAATAGAGTTAGAAAATTCCAAAAATAAATGTTTAGATTTGTTAGGCGAATCTTTATACAATAGAAAGAGAGAAGAATATAATAAACATATAAGAAATTTATCAAAATAA
- a CDS encoding DUF167 domain-containing protein produces MINLEIKITAGAKSNSFKKENGNYYIRIMAKAIDGKANKSIIEFLSKELNLKKKDIEIIRGEKSSKKIISINIEDNILEEYFKNTL; encoded by the coding sequence ATGATTAATTTAGAAATAAAAATAACCGCTGGAGCAAAATCAAACAGCTTCAAAAAAGAAAATGGAAATTATTATATTCGCATAATGGCAAAAGCTATTGACGGCAAAGCGAATAAATCGATAATAGAATTTTTATCTAAAGAACTTAATTTAAAGAAAAAAGATATTGAAATAATAAGAGGAGAAAAGAGCAGTAAAAAAATAATTTCTATAAATATTGAAGATAATATTTTGGAAGAATATTTTAAAAATACTTTATAA
- a CDS encoding ankyrin repeat domain-containing protein translates to MRFNRYNLIEAVKNNDINKINSILKSGKADINSKDKYCETALMIASCKGNLEIVKLLVDNGADVNIKSDIGNTALMFASEYGQLDIVKYLVEKGADINIKDDDGESALIHALEDSTKKEKSLEIVQYLIDNGADINTTNNYYGKTALMIASSEGHLEMVKLLVENGADVKAKDKDKDGWTALMWASCKGDLEIVKFLVESGADVNAKDKEGWSVLMEASYEGHLKVIKYLIENGKVNVNSKDDNGWTALMRASWRGYSEIVKHLVKNGADINIKNNNGKTALDLADSEEIKEILRKTGAK, encoded by the coding sequence ATGCGGTTTAATAGATATAATCTAATCGAAGCTGTGAAAAATAACGATATTAATAAAATCAATTCTATATTAAAAAGCGGAAAGGCGGATATTAACTCTAAAGATAAATATTGTGAAACTGCTTTAATGATAGCTTCATGCAAAGGAAATTTAGAAATAGTTAAACTTCTTGTTGATAATGGAGCGGACGTTAATATTAAAAGCGACATTGGAAATACCGCTTTAATGTTCGCTTCGGAATATGGGCAATTAGATATAGTTAAATATTTAGTGGAAAAAGGAGCGGATATTAATATTAAAGATGATGATGGAGAAAGCGCTTTAATACATGCATTAGAAGATTCAACAAAAAAAGAAAAATCTTTAGAAATAGTCCAATATTTAATAGATAATGGAGCGGATATTAATACTACAAATAATTATTATGGTAAAACCGCATTAATGATAGCTTCAAGCGAAGGGCATTTAGAAATGGTTAAACTATTAGTAGAAAATGGAGCGGATGTTAAAGCCAAAGATAAAGATAAGGATGGCTGGACTGCTTTAATGTGGGCTTCATGCAAAGGAGATTTAGAAATAGTCAAATTTTTAGTAGAGAGCGGAGCGGATGTTAATGCTAAAGATAAAGAGGGTTGGAGCGTCTTGATGGAGGCTTCATACGAAGGACATTTAAAAGTAATAAAATATTTGATAGAGAACGGAAAGGTTAATGTTAACTCTAAAGATGATAATGGTTGGACTGCTTTAATGAGAGCTTCATGGAGGGGTTATTCGGAAATAGTTAAACATTTAGTTAAAAATGGAGCGGATATTAATATTAAAAACAATAATGGAAAAACCGCTTTAGATTTAGCGGATAGTGAAGAGATAAAAGAAATATTGAGAAAAACGGGAGCTAAATAA